The following is a genomic window from Rhizobium sp. 11515TR.
CGTCTCGATCCAGCCGTCGACGCGCGTGTTTTCCGGAAAGATAACTTCGGTCAAAAGGCCGGCGCTCGGCCGGAAGCCCGCATGCGGCATCTCGGCGTAGATGCGCGCCTCGATCGCGGCACCCTTCGGAACAAGCTGCTCATTGCCTGTTATCACTTCCTCGCCGGCCGCCTGGCGGATCATCCATTCGACGAGATCGATGCCATAGATGGCCTCGGTGACCGGATGTTCGACCTGAAGCCTGGTATTGACCTCGAGGAAGTAGAATTCCTCGCGCGCGGGATCATAGATGAATTCGACCGTGCCGGCAGACCGATAATGGGCGGAAGTGCCGAGTGCCACCGCCGCTGCATGGAGACTTTCGCGCACAGAACGCGCAAGATCGGGCGCGGGCGTCTCTTCGATCACCTTCTGGTTCCGGCGCTGCAACGAGCAATCGCGCTCGCCAAGCGCGATCACGCGGCCCTTGCCGTCGCCGAAGATCTGAACCTCGACGTGCCGCGCCCGTGAGACAAAGCGCTCCAGATAGACGCGGGCATCGCCGAAGCTCGCCCTGGCCGTGCGCTGCACGCTGTCGAAGGCAGCCTTCAAGCTTCCGGCATCGTCGCAGAGCTGCATGCCGATCCCACCTCCGCCGGCCGTCGATTTCAGCATGACCGGGTAGCCGATCTCCGCCGCGGCCGCGAGCGCCGCTTCACTGGTTTCGACGAGGTCGCTGCCTGGAAGCAGCGGCACCCCGCTTGTGCGCGCCAGCTCTCGCGCCGTGTGCTTGAGTCCGAAAGCGGCGATATTGTCCGGCGTCGGCCCGATGAAGATGATGCCTTCCTTTGCCAGCCGTTCGGCAAAGCCGATATTCTCCGATAAGAAGCCGTAGCCGGGATGCACTGCCTCGGCGCCGGTAGCCTTGCAGGCGGCAATGACGGCGTCGATATTGAGATAGCTTTCCAAGGCCGGCGCCGGGCCGAGCCTGACGGCTTCGTCGGCCATCAGGGATGCCTTTGAGAAACGGTCTGCATCGGAATAGACGGCGACGGAGGCAATGCCCATGCGCCGCAGCGTCCCGATGATCCGGACGGCGATCTCGCCGCGATTGGCGATCAATATTTTCTGGAACATCTCAGGCCTCACCGTCCCATACGAGGACACGGATTGGCGTCGGGTCGAAGCCGTTGCAGGGATTGTTGATCTGCGGGCAATTGGAGATGACGAGGAGCACGTCCATTTCGGCCTTGAGCTCGACATAGTCGCCAGGCGCAGAGATGCCGTCGACGATCGTCATTTCACCTGATGGTTCGATCGGCACGTTCATGAAGAAATTGATGTTGGGCACGACGTCGCGCTTGCTCATGCCGTGCTTTGAGACTTCCAGCACGAAATTGTCACGGCAGGCGTGAAGATACTTCGTGCCGTGGCCAAAACGCACCGTGTTGCTCTCGCAGGAGCAGGCGCCTGCCGAGGTATCATGGCGGCCGCAGCTGTCGGCGATCATCGTCAGCATGACGCGCCCCTCGTTGGAGATGATCCGGGTGCCTGTAGTGATGTAGGCGGCGCCTTGTTCGCGCATCGTGTCCTGGTTGGAATAGCGCTCGGAATAGTCCTCAGCATTGTAGAACAGCGTGTCGATTGCCTGCTGGCCGTAGCTGTCTTCGATGCGCAGCATCTGGCCCTTGCGCACGATTGTCGAAAACGGCGCTTCGGCAGCGATGAAATGATCCTGCACCGCCTTGTCGAGCGTGCGGGACGGTGCGGTCTGGACGAAATCGCTCATGATCGTCTCTCCCGGCTCAAAGATTGGCGAAGGCGTTGTTTTCAAAGCCGCGCACGGCTTCGGCGGTAGCTGTCCGGCACAGATCGTCTTCAGCGATCGGCTGGGCGGCAATGCGGGCCACGGTCACCGGTTTCGGTGCGTAATGCGGATTTGGATCGAGCGGGTGAGGGCAGTTGGAAAAGCCGACGATCATGTCTATTTCGGCGCGAAGATGGATATAGTCGCCATCGTGCAGTAGTTCGGGCTTCCAGGCGAACTTGCCGTCCGCATCGACCCGGACGGGCGCGAAAAGCGTCAGGGCGGCAGGGATATCGCGCCGATCCAAGCCTGCTTTCGTTGTGAGGAGGATGAAGTTATCGCGGCTGTTGCGTAGGCCTTGGCCGTATTTTGCTTCGTTGGAGGCGGCGGTGGAGCCTCCCATCAGGCAATCATGGGCGCCGGAGGAATCTTCCGTCACCGAGAACATGACGCGGCCCATGTCGGAAAAGATCACCCGGCCTTTCGACAGCGCCGTCGTCCATTGTACCTTGACCGTATCGACGAGGTTCAGCCGTTCGCTCGGATCCGCCTCGTTCCAGGCGATCAGCGAGACTGCAGAAAAGCCTTGGGCCTGCGCGATGCGCAGCGTCTCACCCGCCCTGATGCGCGTTGACCAGTACCAGCCGCCGGGCAGGGTCTCGCGGTGTAGGACAAGGGCGGGGTCGATCGGCGGGGCGGGAAGTGGGCTTGGGGCCGGCAACGCCTTGGGCGCGAATTGCAGTCCCTTTCGTTGATGGTCTTCATACCGTGCGCGATTGGCGGCGATTTCTTCCGGTGAACGTCTGACATGCTGCATGGCTAAATATCTCCCGATGGTGCCAGGTCGTCCCGGCGGTGCCCCAGGGAAGAGACCGGGCCGTCCCGGTCGGGGCTAAAGATCGAGGCTCCGCCGGCGATGCGCGGCGGCCATATGGAAATGTCCTTGGTGATGGTGGCGCCGTAGCGCTCCTTTTCCTCCGGCCGGTCGCGGCGGCGTTCGAAGGCGACGACGCGGGTCGCAAGCGTGAAGGCCTCGCGCATGTCATGGGTCACCATGACGACGGTCATCTGCGTCTCGTGCCAGAGGCGTTTCATCAACGTATGGATTTCGGCGCGGATGCCCGGATCGAGCGCGCCGAAGGGTTCGTCGAGTAGCAGCACTTTCGGTCGCATGATGAGCGCTTGCGCAAGCGCCAGGCGTTGCTGCATGCCGCCGGAAAGCTGGGCCGGATATTTGTTCTCTGCGCCGGCAAGACCGACTTCCGCAAGAAGCTGACGCGCCTCGTCGATGGCATCGCGACGCGCCGAGCCGAAGAGCCTTGCCTTGTAGCGCGAGCCGGCAAGTTCCTTGCCGAGCACTACGTTGCCGAGCGCGGTCAGATGCGGAAAGACGGAATAGCGCTGGAAGACCACGCCACGGTCGGCGCCAGGTTCCGAGGGCAGGGCTACTCCGTCGAGCAGGATCGTCCCGCGCGTCGGCTGCTCTTGACCCAAAAGCATGCGTAGGAAGGTGGACTTGCCGCAGCCCGATGGGCCGACGAGCGCGACGAAGGCACGCGAGGCGACGGTCAGCGAGACATCCTCAAGCACGATCTGGTCGCCATATTCCTTCCAGACCCTTTCTATTCTGAGCTCGCTCATGCCTGCTTCTCCAGTTCGGACCAGGGGAAGACGGCGATGCGGATACGGTCGAGCAGGTAGTTCATGACCACAGCGAGCAGGGTGATCCAGACGACATAGGGAAAGATTACGTCCATCGAGAGATAGCGGCGGACGAGGAAGATGCGGTAGCCGAGCCCGGAATCGGATGAGATTGCCTCGGCGGCGATCAGGAACAGCCAGGCCGGCCCGAGCTGCAGCCTGAGGCACGTGATCAGCCGCGGCAGGATCTGCGGCAGCACGACGCGGAGGGCGATCTGCCAGGAAGAGCCACCAAGCGTCTCAGCCTTGACGATCTGTTCGCGCGGCAATTCCAGTGCCTTCAGGGCCAGATCTCGGACCATCGTCGGCGCAACACCAATGACGATGAGGGCGATCTTCGACGTTTCCCCGAGGCCCATGACGATGAAGAGGATCGGCAGCAGGGCCAGCGGCGGCACCATGGAAATGACGGCGACGAAGGGAGACAGAAGCGCTCTCAAATAGGGCAGCATGCCAATCAGCATGCCCAGGCAAAGCGCGATCGCCGTGGAGATGCCAAGACCGGAGAGCAACCGGACGAGACTTGCCCCAGTATCCGACCACAGGAGGTAATCTCCGGTGCGAGGATCGGCGATGAAGGCCATGCGGTTGATGGCGTCGGCAAAGCCGGCGAAATTTGGAAGCAGCTTGTCATTGGCGTTTTCGGCAAGCCTTGAGGCAGAGCCGATCGCATAGGCAATGATGAGCAGCGCAAACGGCAAAAGCGTCAAGGCAAGCTGCGCACCGGGACTTGGCTTGGTATTGATCCAGCGCATGAAAGGCTCCGCGGAAAGGCTGGCGGCGCTGGCGCGCCGCCGTTCAAGGAAGCTCAGAGCGACCCGTCGGTGGCCGACTTCATATAGGCTTCGGTGAAGCGAAGCTTGACGTTGTTGCCGTCGCCGAGGACCTTGCCGTCGGGCATTTCGATGCCGATGATATCAGCGGAAGGCGCGCCATTGCCGAGAAGCCCCTTCTGGAAGAGGAAGTTGCGCACCAGATCCATCGTCTTCGGCAGGTTCGGCGAGGCGGTGAAGGAAAGCGCATCGGCGGGCTTGTCGAAAAGCCGAGTTGCGGCGAGCTGCGCCTCGAAGCCCTTGAGGTCGGTGCCCGAGGCCTTGCCCATGGCCTCGCGGGCAGCCTTGCCCTCCGGCGTGTCGGCTTTCATGAGCGCGGCCGTTTCATACCAGATACCGGCGAGTGCCTTGCCGAAATTCGGGTTGTCCTTGAGCACGTTGCTGTTGGCGACCATCAGGTCGATGATTTCGCCCGGCACCTGCGAACTGTCGAAAACCTTCTTGGCCGTCGGATCTTCGAGAATGGTTGAAACAAGCGGATTCCAGGTGACAACAGCCGAGACGTCAGGCGTCTTATAGGCCGCAACCATGTCGGCATCCGAGGTGTTGACCACCTTCACATCGCGTTCGCTGAGCTTGATGCTGTCGAGCGCGCGGGCGAGCAGATAGTGCGATACGGAATATTCGACGAGGTTGACGTTCTGGCCTTTGATATCGGCGAGGTTCGTCTTGTCCTTGAGGATGACGGCGTCATTGCCGTTCGAGAAGTCGCCGACGATGACGGCCGTCGTATCGACGCCGCCAGCAGCCGGTATGGAGAGGCCATCCATGTTGGTGAGCGTTACGGCATCGAAGGCGCCGGCCGTATATTGATTCATCGACTCGACATAGTCGTTGAACTGGGTGACCTCGATATTGATCCCATATTTGTCGGCCCATTTCTTGACAATGCCGTGGTCGCTCGCATAGCCCCAGGGCATCCAGCCGACATAGATCGACCAGGCGACCTTGAAGCTAGTCTTCGGCGCAGCACTGGCGACGGAACCGAGCCCGAGGGCCAGCGATACGGACAGGGCTGTGACGGAAAGAATTTTTGAAAAAGTCTGCATTGAAATTCCCCTTTTGCTTTTTTCAAAAAGGGATCGGCAAAGACCATCGCGCCGCCAATCCCTTGGCTTACGAGGTCTCCCGGGCTTTTATCCCGCCGTGCATCCGGTGGGATTTCTCCCCCAGCCGGTGGTGGCTCTCGGACCAGCCACGCTCGCAATGGAGCGCCGGAACCCTAGCCACCAACTCGAACAATACGAAGCAAGTGGTGTGCCAGATCGCAAACCATTGATTTGCTAGGGGATGATGCTAGGTGGTTGATGAAAAATTGAGCGATCTGAAAATTTGCGCGGAGAATATGCAATTTTGATGAGCGCGCTGATCTTCATTGGACAACGGATAAGGAACGATCGGGAAGCAGCAGGCTGAGCTTGCTCGTGTCGAGTTGGATAAGCGTAGTTCTCCTCCCACCTTGTGATAGCGAACTCACTGAGGAGGGCAAAAAACGCTCCTCGTGCTAGTCGATTAATTTTCGCTGTCGGCGATAAACGAGCTCGACGAGGCAGAGGCCTAACAGCTCTCTCCCTCAAAACTTCGGCGGCTTTCTGCCGGCAGCACGATGGGCAGCGATGACGGTATTGGCCATCAGCATGGCGATCGTCATCGGCCCGACACCGCCCGGAACCGGGGTGATGGCGGCGGCGACTTCGGAAGCTCCACCATAGGCGACATCGCCCACCAGCCGGCTCTTGCCCTCGCCGCGCTCCGGGGCCGCGATCCGGTTGATGCCGACATCGATGACCGTGGCACCCGGCTTGATCCAGTCGGCCTTGACCATCTCCGCCCGGCCGACGGCCGCCACCAGAATATCGGCACCACGCGCTACCGAGGCGAGATCCTTCGTCCGCGAATGCGCCGTCGTGACCGTCGCATTGGCATTAAGCAGCAATTGCGCCATCGGCTTGCCGAACAGGTTGGAACGGCCGATGACGACGGCATTCAGACCCGACAGGTCTTCGCCATGTACTTGGCGTACCAAAAGCATGGCGCCGGCCGGCGTGCAGGAGATCAATCCGGTTTCAAGATCGCCGGTTGCCAGCTTGCCGGCATTGACCACATGCAGGCCATCGACATCCTTTTCCGGCTTGATCGACTGAATGATGTCATCGGAATCGAGATGCTTCGGCAGCGGCAGCTGCACGAGAATGCCGTGGATGGAGGCATCGTCATTCAGGGAGGAAACCAGCCTTGCCAGCTCTTCCTGCGTCGTCTCCGCCGGCAGCGTGTGCTGCACCGACTTGAAGCCGCATTCCTTGGCCATCTTGCTCTTGGAGTTCACATAGGCGTGGCTGGCCGGATCGTCGCCGACGATGATGACCGCAAGACCGGTCTTCACACCGGCCTCCGCCTCAAGTCCCGCCGCCGCAGCCTTCACAGCCTCGATCACCGAAGCTGCTGCTCGTTTCCCGTCGATCACCGTTGCGAGCGCCATCACTCACCCCATGCGTTCGGAGGCATAGGAGCCCGGGCTTGCTGGGAAGACGACGGTGCGGTTGCCGTTGAGGAAGGTGCGATAGTGGATATGCGCATGGATGGCACGCGCCAGTACCTGGCTCTCCACATCGCGGCCGATCGAGACATAGTCCTCGGCCGACTGCGCATGGGTGATGCGCGCCGTGTCCTGCTCGATGATCGGACCTTCGTCGAGATCGGCCGTCACATAATGCGCCGTCGCCCCGATCAGCTTCACGCCGCGCTCATAGGCCTGCTTATAAGGGTTTGCCCCCTTGAAGGACGGCAGGAAGGAATGGTGGATGTTGATGATGCGGCCCGACATTTTTCGGCAGAGCGCATCCGACAGAACCTGCATATAGCGGGCGAGCACCACCAGCTCGGTGCCGGTCTGCTCGACCAGTTCCAGGAGCTGGGCTTCGGCCTGCGGCTTGTTGTCCTTCGTTACCTTGATGTGGTGGAAGGGGATATCGTGATTGACCACCACTTTCTGGTAGTCGAAATGGTTGGAGACGACGCCGACGATGTCGATCGGCAATGCGCCGATCTTCCAGCGGTAGAGCAGGTCGTTCAAGCAATGACCGAAGCGCGAGACCATCAAGAGCACCTTCATGCGCTTCTTGGCATCGTGGATCTCCGCATCCATGGCGAACTTCTCGGCGATCGGCTTGAAGCCTTCGGCAAGCGCCGGCCCGCCGACCCCTTCCTCCGAGATGAAGGAGACGCGCATGAAGAACATGCCGGTATCGAGATCGTCGAACTGGCTGGAATCGACGATGTTGCAGCCCTGTCCGGCCAGATAGTTCGAGATCGCCGCAACGATCCCACGCGTCGATTGGCACGTCACTGTCAATACATAGGTTTTCATTCGAGATAGCCCAATTCGATGTGTAAATGCTTCATCCGAAGCCCAAGGTGCGATTAAAGAGTTTGCTCGGCGATCATATGCAGGAACGCCTCGAGCTCTTGCCTGTCGATCCCGACCTGGTGCTTCTTCTCCGGATAGACGCCGGAACGAACGTCCCCGGCAAATTCGGCAAAAGCGGCAACGCGCTCATTCTGCAGCCGGTCGAACTCTGCCGCGAAATCGCGGTAGACCTTCGCATGGCGG
Proteins encoded in this region:
- a CDS encoding urea amidolyase associated protein UAAP2; this encodes MSDFVQTAPSRTLDKAVQDHFIAAEAPFSTIVRKGQMLRIEDSYGQQAIDTLFYNAEDYSERYSNQDTMREQGAAYITTGTRIISNEGRVMLTMIADSCGRHDTSAGACSCESNTVRFGHGTKYLHACRDNFVLEVSKHGMSKRDVVPNINFFMNVPIEPSGEMTIVDGISAPGDYVELKAEMDVLLVISNCPQINNPCNGFDPTPIRVLVWDGEA
- a CDS encoding urea amidolyase associated protein UAAP1; translated protein: MQHVRRSPEEIAANRARYEDHQRKGLQFAPKALPAPSPLPAPPIDPALVLHRETLPGGWYWSTRIRAGETLRIAQAQGFSAVSLIAWNEADPSERLNLVDTVKVQWTTALSKGRVIFSDMGRVMFSVTEDSSGAHDCLMGGSTAASNEAKYGQGLRNSRDNFILLTTKAGLDRRDIPAALTLFAPVRVDADGKFAWKPELLHDGDYIHLRAEIDMIVGFSNCPHPLDPNPHYAPKPVTVARIAAQPIAEDDLCRTATAEAVRGFENNAFANL
- a CDS encoding ABC transporter ATP-binding protein, with product MSELRIERVWKEYGDQIVLEDVSLTVASRAFVALVGPSGCGKSTFLRMLLGQEQPTRGTILLDGVALPSEPGADRGVVFQRYSVFPHLTALGNVVLGKELAGSRYKARLFGSARRDAIDEARQLLAEVGLAGAENKYPAQLSGGMQQRLALAQALIMRPKVLLLDEPFGALDPGIRAEIHTLMKRLWHETQMTVVMVTHDMREAFTLATRVVAFERRRDRPEEKERYGATITKDISIWPPRIAGGASIFSPDRDGPVSSLGHRRDDLAPSGDI
- a CDS encoding ABC transporter permease encodes the protein MRWINTKPSPGAQLALTLLPFALLIIAYAIGSASRLAENANDKLLPNFAGFADAINRMAFIADPRTGDYLLWSDTGASLVRLLSGLGISTAIALCLGMLIGMLPYLRALLSPFVAVISMVPPLALLPILFIVMGLGETSKIALIVIGVAPTMVRDLALKALELPREQIVKAETLGGSSWQIALRVVLPQILPRLITCLRLQLGPAWLFLIAAEAISSDSGLGYRIFLVRRYLSMDVIFPYVVWITLLAVVMNYLLDRIRIAVFPWSELEKQA
- a CDS encoding putative urea ABC transporter substrate-binding protein, whose translation is MQTFSKILSVTALSVSLALGLGSVASAAPKTSFKVAWSIYVGWMPWGYASDHGIVKKWADKYGINIEVTQFNDYVESMNQYTAGAFDAVTLTNMDGLSIPAAGGVDTTAVIVGDFSNGNDAVILKDKTNLADIKGQNVNLVEYSVSHYLLARALDSIKLSERDVKVVNTSDADMVAAYKTPDVSAVVTWNPLVSTILEDPTAKKVFDSSQVPGEIIDLMVANSNVLKDNPNFGKALAGIWYETAALMKADTPEGKAAREAMGKASGTDLKGFEAQLAATRLFDKPADALSFTASPNLPKTMDLVRNFLFQKGLLGNGAPSADIIGIEMPDGKVLGDGNNVKLRFTEAYMKSATDGSL
- the folD gene encoding bifunctional methylenetetrahydrofolate dehydrogenase/methenyltetrahydrofolate cyclohydrolase FolD is translated as MALATVIDGKRAAASVIEAVKAAAAGLEAEAGVKTGLAVIIVGDDPASHAYVNSKSKMAKECGFKSVQHTLPAETTQEELARLVSSLNDDASIHGILVQLPLPKHLDSDDIIQSIKPEKDVDGLHVVNAGKLATGDLETGLISCTPAGAMLLVRQVHGEDLSGLNAVVIGRSNLFGKPMAQLLLNANATVTTAHSRTKDLASVARGADILVAAVGRAEMVKADWIKPGATVIDVGINRIAAPERGEGKSRLVGDVAYGGASEVAAAITPVPGGVGPMTIAMLMANTVIAAHRAAGRKPPKF
- the purU gene encoding formyltetrahydrofolate deformylase; protein product: MKTYVLTVTCQSTRGIVAAISNYLAGQGCNIVDSSQFDDLDTGMFFMRVSFISEEGVGGPALAEGFKPIAEKFAMDAEIHDAKKRMKVLLMVSRFGHCLNDLLYRWKIGALPIDIVGVVSNHFDYQKVVVNHDIPFHHIKVTKDNKPQAEAQLLELVEQTGTELVVLARYMQVLSDALCRKMSGRIINIHHSFLPSFKGANPYKQAYERGVKLIGATAHYVTADLDEGPIIEQDTARITHAQSAEDYVSIGRDVESQVLARAIHAHIHYRTFLNGNRTVVFPASPGSYASERMG